The following coding sequences lie in one Mycobacteriales bacterium genomic window:
- a CDS encoding F0F1 ATP synthase subunit B has protein sequence MTKYLAADNFLLPNGTFFAELVAFLLMLFVFWKFVVPPLSESLRERQEMVRKLVENSEEANRRLTAAQQRYEQALAEARIEAARIREAARQDGQRIREELRAQALEEVARIQERGEMQLAAQRERVVRELRHEMGDLALQLAEKLIGYELAVDEHKRVLVERFLADLDQLPASPRAVDRPTTPT, from the coding sequence ATGACGAAGTACCTGGCGGCGGACAACTTCCTGTTGCCGAACGGCACGTTCTTTGCCGAGCTGGTGGCATTCCTGCTGATGTTGTTCGTGTTCTGGAAGTTCGTCGTCCCACCACTGTCGGAATCGCTGCGCGAGCGGCAGGAGATGGTGCGGAAACTGGTCGAGAACTCCGAGGAGGCGAACCGGAGGCTGACGGCCGCCCAACAACGGTACGAGCAGGCCCTGGCCGAGGCGCGCATCGAGGCGGCGAGAATTCGCGAGGCCGCTCGGCAGGACGGCCAGCGGATCCGCGAGGAGCTGCGGGCACAGGCCCTCGAGGAGGTGGCCCGGATCCAGGAGCGCGGTGAGATGCAGCTGGCCGCGCAGCGGGAGCGGGTCGTCCGGGAGCTGCGACACGAGATGGGCGACCTGGCCCTGCAGCTGGCCGAGAAGCTGATCGGATACGAGCTGGCCGTCGACGAGCACAAGCGGGTCCTCGTCGAGCGCTTCCTCGCCGACCTCGACCAGTTGCCCGCCTCACCCCGGGCCGTTGACCGGCCCACCACGCCCACGTGA